The genomic region CTGGAACACCCAGTCTTGGCCGGTGAGATCCGCAAGCCCGACCACACCCTTTTTGAGCAGTGGATGCCCCTTTCGCACGATCAGGCATGCCTTCTCGATGCCGATCTGGTGGGCGGTGAACAGCCTCGGGTTCAGTTCGTCCGGAATCCGGCTGATGATGAAGTCGTGACGAGCTGCCAGCAGTTCTCGGGCGAGAACGTTGCTGTTATCGACCTGGATGTTGATTTCGATGCCCGGATAGGCCTCCGTGACCCGCTGTATCGCCGGCACCACCAGACTGATGGCCGGCGCTGCGACGGCACCGAGATGCACAGACCCACCCTTGCCGGTGCGCAACTCGGCGATCTCGCGGCTGGCCTCCCGCAGTTCCAGCAGTATCTTGCGGGCCCGCTTGGCAAGCGCCAGGCCGAACGGCGTCAGTTCCACGCCACGGGCGACGCGCTGGTAGAGAGATGTCTTGGCGATCGCTTCCATCTCCGACAACATGCGCGAAGCTGCAGGTTGAGAGATATTCATGGATTCGGCCGCTGCGGAGATCTGCCCATGATCCTCGATCATGACGATCATCCGCAGGTGATTCATCTTCAATCCATTGCGAAGCAGGCTGTCGTCACGAAAATTATCTGTGTGGATTTCTATACCATCACGAGAATAATCGTTGTGTATGTTCTCCATGGTGGCATTTTTCCTGCTTACGGGGCTAAAAAGTAGTACTTTTTACCATTATACCAAAATCGTCATATTGCACGCCAGTTATTCTATTTGACAGTTATACGAATTGATTCCAGTTTGCCGCCGTGCTGGGAGCAGCATGACACGTGTGGGATCGTGGAGGAGACGTACTTCGTATTGATATTGAAGTAATATCCAATCAACGGAACCTGCCACAGTTTCGGGGTGGGCGCTTTTGCGTACGCCAAATTTTAAAAAAACGGGAGAGAGCAATGAAATCCATTATCTCATTGATGGCCGCAGCGGCCTTCGGTGTTGCGACATTTGTCATGCCAGCCATGGCTGCCGACAAGGGTCTGGTTGGTATCGCTATGCCAACGAAGTCTTCGGCGCGCTGGATCGATGACGGCAACAACATCGTCAAGCAGCTTCAGGCTGCTGGTTTCACGACCGACCTGCAGTATGCTGACGACGATATTCCTAACCAGCTTTCGCAGATCGAGAACATGGTAACCAAGGGTGCCAAGGTTCTCGTCGTCGCTTCGATCGACGGCACGACACTGTCTGACGTGCTGCAGAAGGCCCATGACGCCGGTATCAAGGTCATCGCCTATGACCGCCTGATCCGCGATTCGGCCAACGTCGACTACTACGCTACCTTCGACAACTTCCAGGTCGGCGTTCTCCAGGCCGGCACCATCGTTGACGGCCTCGGCCTCAAGGACGGCAAGGGCCCGTTCAACATCGAGCTCTTCGGCGGTTCGCCGGACGACAACAACGCCTTCTTCTTCTATGATGGCGCGATGTCTGTTCTTCAGCCTTACATCGACAGCGGAAAGCTCGTCGTGAAGTCCGGCCAGGTTGGCATGGACAAGGTCGGTACTCTGCGTTGGGATCCGGCAACGGCCCAGGCCCGCATGGATAACCTCCTGTCGGCCTACTACACCGACGCTCACGTCGATGCAGTCCTGTCGCCTTACGACGGCCTGTCGATCGGTATCATCTCGTCGCTCAAGGGCGTCGGCTACGGCTCGGGCACTCTCAAGCTGCCAATCGTCAGCGGCCAGGATTGCGAAATTCCTTCGATCAAGTCGATCATTGCTGGCGAACAGTATTCTTCGATCTTCAAGGACACACGCGACCTCGCCAAGGTCACAGTTGCCATGGTCACCGCAGTTGCTACCGGCGGCACACCTGAAGTCAACGACACCAAGACCTACGACAACGGCGTCAAGATCGTTCCTTCCTACCTGCTGAAGCCAGTCGTCGTCACCAAGGACACCTACCAGAAGGTCCTCATCGACAGCGGCTACTACAAGGCTGAACAGCTTAAGTAAGCAATGAAAACCACCGGAACCCGCAGATTGCGGGTTCCGGACTTCGCATTTATGATCGTCGCGTCAGTCACGACTCCCGGCGTTGGATTTTGATTATGGACAATATTATCCTAGAGATGCGGGACATCACCAAGACGTTCCCGGGCGTCAAGGCGCTTGAGAATGTGAACCTCAAGGTTCGCCAAGGTGAGATCCACGCACTGGTGGGCGAAAACGGGGCGGGCAAGTCGACCCTGATGAAAGTTCTATCCGGTGTCTACCCAGCCGGCACATACGATGGCGATATCGTATACGAAGGCGATGTGCGTAACTTCAAGGTCATCAAGGACAGTGAAGCCATCGGCATCATCATCATTCACCAGGAGCTGGCACTGGTGCCGCTTCTGTCGATCGCCGAAAACATTTTCCTCGGAAACGAGGTCGCGACCAACGGCGTCATTCGCTGGCAGGAAGCTTTTTCACGCACCCGCAAGCTGCTCGACAAGGTTGGATTGAAAGAGTCGCCGGAAACCCTGGTGACCAACATCGGCGTCGGCAAGCAGCAACTGGTCGAAATCGCCAAGGCGCTCTCTAAGAGTGTGAAGCTGCTGATCCTCGACGAGCCGACGGCCTCGCTCAACGAAAAAGATTCCGACGCGCTGCTCAATCTCCTGATCGAGTTCCGCAATCAGGGCATCACCTCGATCATCATCACGCACAAGCTCAACGAAGTGCGCAAGGTGGCCGACCAGATCACCGTGCTGCGCGACGGGATGACCGTGAAGACGCTGAACTGTCACGAGGAAGAGATCAGCGAAGACATCATCATCAAGAACATGGTGGGCCGCGAACTGGCTGACCGCTACCCGCCGCGCTCCGTGCCGATCGGCGAGACAGTTCTGGAAGTCAAGAACTGGAACGCCTTCCACCAGCACCACCGCGACCGCCAGGTTCTTCACGACATCAACGTCAACGTCCGCAGGGGCGAAGTTGTCGGTATTGCCGGCCTGATGGGGGCAGGGCGTACCGAGTTCGCCATGAGCGTGTTCGGCAAATCCTATGGCCACAAGATTACCGGCGAAGTGCTGATGGACGGCAAGCCAGTCGATGTCAGCACCGTGCGCAAGGCGATCGACGCCGGTCTCGCTTATGTGACGGAAGACCGCAAGCATCTGGGCCTGGTCCTGAACGACAGCATCATGCACAACACCTCGCTGGCCAACCTTGCCGGCATCTCGAACGCAACCGTCATCGACAACCACAAGGAATCGGATGTAGCCACCGACTTCCGCTCCAAGCTGCGCATCCGCAGCTCCGGCATCTTCCAGGAGGCTGTCAATCTTTCGGGCGGCAACCAGCAGAAGGTCGTCCTGTCCAAGTGGCTGTTCTCGGATCCTGAAGTCCTGATCCTCGACGAGCCGACGCGTGGTATCGACGTCGGCGCCAAATACGAAATCTACAGCATCATCAACCAGCTGGCTGCCGACGGGAAGGGCGTTCTGATGATTTCATCGGAAATGCCCGAACTGCTTGGGACTTGCGACCGCATCTACGTCATGAACGAAGGACGCATCGTCGCTGAATTGTCCAAGGAAGAGGCAAGCCAGGAAACCATCATGCGCGCTATCATGCGCTCTGGGGAGAAGAAATAATGACTCCTGTTAACCCCCCCGCCGCTGAGGAAAGCCACGTGATTTCCGCCGTCGATTACATCCGCGGCAATATTCGTGAATATGGCATGCTGATCGTTCTCGTGGCGATCATGGTGTTCTTCCAGTTCTACACAGGCGGCATCCTGTTCAAGCCGGTCAACCTGACGAACCTCGTGCTGCAGAACTCGTTCATCGTCATCATGGCGCTGGGCATGCTCCTCGTCATTGTCGCCGGCCATATCGATCTTTCCGTCGGCTCGATCGTCGGCTTCGTCGGCGCCGTCGCCGGTATCCTGACCGTGCAATATCAGATGAACTTCATCCTTGCGGCCTTGCTTTGTCTGGTCGTCGGCGGTGTCATCGGGGCGGCCCAGGGCTACTTCATCGCCTATCATAAGATACCGTCGTTCATCGTCACGCTGGCCGGCATGCTTGTCTTTCGCGGCCTGACGCTGTTCGTCCTCGGCGGCAAGAACATTGGGCCTTTCCCGAAGGACTTCCAGCTGATCAGCACCGGCTTCATCCCTGATTTCATCGACATCAGCGGGCTCGTCTCCGGTCTGCACTCGACCTCGATCATCCTGTCGATCGTCATGCCGCTGCTCCTCTTCGTCATGGCCTGGCGTCGCCGGAAGACCAACGAGAACCACGGCATCGATGTCGAGCCG from Rhizobium tumorigenes harbors:
- a CDS encoding LysR family transcriptional regulator; the protein is MENIHNDYSRDGIEIHTDNFRDDSLLRNGLKMNHLRMIVMIEDHGQISAAAESMNISQPAASRMLSEMEAIAKTSLYQRVARGVELTPFGLALAKRARKILLELREASREIAELRTGKGGSVHLGAVAAPAISLVVPAIQRVTEAYPGIEINIQVDNSNVLARELLAARHDFIISRIPDELNPRLFTAHQIGIEKACLIVRKGHPLLKKGVVGLADLTGQDWVFQPPGTLLRRRLEDIFISAGVALPENIVNTSSVVLTLAVVCKTDAISPIARDMADFICGQSSQAGEACILPIDFAIDVKPYSLITARERALPPSALLLYDMILQESRRAAG
- the chvE gene encoding multiple monosaccharide ABC transporter substrate-binding protein, producing the protein MKSIISLMAAAAFGVATFVMPAMAADKGLVGIAMPTKSSARWIDDGNNIVKQLQAAGFTTDLQYADDDIPNQLSQIENMVTKGAKVLVVASIDGTTLSDVLQKAHDAGIKVIAYDRLIRDSANVDYYATFDNFQVGVLQAGTIVDGLGLKDGKGPFNIELFGGSPDDNNAFFFYDGAMSVLQPYIDSGKLVVKSGQVGMDKVGTLRWDPATAQARMDNLLSAYYTDAHVDAVLSPYDGLSIGIISSLKGVGYGSGTLKLPIVSGQDCEIPSIKSIIAGEQYSSIFKDTRDLAKVTVAMVTAVATGGTPEVNDTKTYDNGVKIVPSYLLKPVVVTKDTYQKVLIDSGYYKAEQLK
- the mmsA gene encoding multiple monosaccharide ABC transporter ATP-binding protein, with amino-acid sequence MDNIILEMRDITKTFPGVKALENVNLKVRQGEIHALVGENGAGKSTLMKVLSGVYPAGTYDGDIVYEGDVRNFKVIKDSEAIGIIIIHQELALVPLLSIAENIFLGNEVATNGVIRWQEAFSRTRKLLDKVGLKESPETLVTNIGVGKQQLVEIAKALSKSVKLLILDEPTASLNEKDSDALLNLLIEFRNQGITSIIITHKLNEVRKVADQITVLRDGMTVKTLNCHEEEISEDIIIKNMVGRELADRYPPRSVPIGETVLEVKNWNAFHQHHRDRQVLHDINVNVRRGEVVGIAGLMGAGRTEFAMSVFGKSYGHKITGEVLMDGKPVDVSTVRKAIDAGLAYVTEDRKHLGLVLNDSIMHNTSLANLAGISNATVIDNHKESDVATDFRSKLRIRSSGIFQEAVNLSGGNQQKVVLSKWLFSDPEVLILDEPTRGIDVGAKYEIYSIINQLAADGKGVLMISSEMPELLGTCDRIYVMNEGRIVAELSKEEASQETIMRAIMRSGEKK
- the mmsB gene encoding multiple monosaccharide ABC transporter permease, whose protein sequence is MTPVNPPAAEESHVISAVDYIRGNIREYGMLIVLVAIMVFFQFYTGGILFKPVNLTNLVLQNSFIVIMALGMLLVIVAGHIDLSVGSIVGFVGAVAGILTVQYQMNFILAALLCLVVGGVIGAAQGYFIAYHKIPSFIVTLAGMLVFRGLTLFVLGGKNIGPFPKDFQLISTGFIPDFIDISGLVSGLHSTSIILSIVMPLLLFVMAWRRRKTNENHGIDVEPMSFFLIQNLIICGALLFLGYQLSSDKGLPNVLIIMVILIAAYAFITRQTTIGRRVYAMGGNEKATKLSGINTERLSFFTFVNMGALAGLAGMIVATRLNSATPKAGVGNELDVIAACFIGGASASGGVGKITGAVIGAFIMGVMNNGMSIVGLGIDFQQMVKGLVLLAAVFFDVYNKNKG